One region of Rubripirellula tenax genomic DNA includes:
- the istA gene encoding IS21 family transposase translates to MADQLAMDKSLAISNLRDAGYSQRRIAKTLGVSRGAVRRHLAGESSNRTIAPTAPIALAPTGSADSNSTTAPTGSDQSQATDSAAVGNSQCEPFRDIVIQKCQAGLSARRIHQDLVADHGADVSYWSVNRFVQALGRTTELPFRRMEVRPGEELQVDFGTGAKIRNPDGTYRRTHVFRAVLSHSRKGYSEAVFRQDTESFIRALENCFWAIGGVPQRVVFDNAKCAVKTPDWHDPELNPKLVDFCKHYGCAFLPTRVRTPRHKGKVERGVDYVQENALRGREFETLAAQNDHLHHWESRVADTRIHGTTRKQVLACFIDVEKPSLANLPSTRFEFYHEAKRKVSRGGHISINRSFYSVPPEYLGRDIWVRHDSHLVRIFDENLRHIATHTIIEPGRFQTDAGHIASQKISPIERGIAHLHNKMRLIGPSANQWADAVVAGRGVEAARVLQGVLAMSRMHSGDAIDAACGIAVRSGAINCRIIRTLLRRQPETTQTTMEFMEDHPIIRPIVEYAKFIHTKVQEGIYQSIRSSPPC, encoded by the coding sequence ATGGCGGATCAACTGGCGATGGACAAGTCCCTTGCAATCAGCAACTTACGCGACGCCGGTTACTCTCAGCGGCGAATCGCAAAGACCCTTGGCGTCTCTCGTGGGGCCGTTCGGCGGCACTTGGCTGGCGAGAGTTCAAACAGGACCATAGCGCCAACGGCTCCCATCGCTCTGGCGCCAACCGGGTCGGCGGATTCAAACAGTACCACAGCGCCAACCGGGTCTGACCAGTCTCAGGCGACCGATTCAGCGGCGGTCGGCAACAGTCAGTGCGAGCCGTTTCGCGACATCGTCATCCAGAAATGCCAAGCCGGTTTGTCCGCCCGCCGCATCCATCAAGACCTCGTCGCTGATCACGGGGCCGATGTCAGTTATTGGTCGGTCAATCGGTTCGTTCAAGCACTCGGCAGAACCACCGAGTTGCCGTTTCGGAGGATGGAAGTCCGGCCCGGCGAAGAGTTGCAAGTCGACTTTGGAACCGGTGCGAAGATCCGAAACCCCGATGGAACTTACCGGCGAACGCACGTCTTTCGAGCTGTCCTGAGTCACTCACGAAAGGGCTACAGCGAAGCGGTCTTTCGACAAGACACAGAGAGCTTCATTCGGGCCTTGGAGAACTGCTTCTGGGCGATCGGCGGAGTGCCCCAGCGAGTCGTCTTTGACAATGCCAAGTGCGCCGTCAAAACGCCCGACTGGCATGACCCCGAATTGAATCCCAAGCTGGTCGATTTCTGCAAGCACTATGGGTGCGCATTCCTGCCAACACGAGTACGAACACCACGCCACAAAGGCAAGGTCGAACGCGGTGTCGACTATGTGCAAGAGAACGCGTTGCGTGGCCGGGAGTTTGAAACACTCGCGGCGCAAAACGATCACCTGCATCATTGGGAGAGCAGGGTCGCCGATACTCGCATTCACGGCACCACGCGGAAGCAAGTTTTGGCCTGTTTTATAGATGTCGAAAAGCCATCGCTTGCCAATCTTCCCTCGACCCGTTTCGAGTTCTATCACGAGGCCAAGCGAAAGGTTTCTCGCGGCGGACACATCTCGATCAACCGTTCCTTTTACAGTGTCCCGCCGGAGTATCTGGGCCGCGACATATGGGTTCGCCATGACAGTCACCTGGTGAGGATCTTCGATGAGAACCTTCGTCACATCGCCACGCACACAATCATCGAGCCAGGTCGTTTTCAAACCGACGCCGGTCACATCGCTTCGCAAAAGATCAGTCCGATCGAACGCGGGATCGCCCATTTACACAACAAAATGCGACTCATTGGACCCTCGGCGAACCAGTGGGCCGATGCCGTCGTGGCGGGTCGCGGTGTCGAGGCCGCCCGGGTGTTGCAAGGCGTTTTGGCAATGAGCCGCATGCACAGTGGCGATGCGATCGACGCCGCCTGCGGCATCGCGGTTCGCAGTGGCGCGATCAACTGCCGGATCATTCGCACGCTACTGAGGCGTCAGCCCGAGACGACGCAAACGACCATGGAGTTCATGGAAGATCACCCGATCATCCGTCCGATCGTTGAGTACGCAAAGTTCATTCACACCAAAGTCCAAGAAGGAATCTATCAATCAATAAGATCATCACCCCCATGCTGA
- the istB gene encoding IS21-like element helper ATPase IstB has translation MLTKLRLSGMNESLEVRLHEASATGLTHLEFFELMLQDEIHIRDDRQITRRIKKAGFRDVRKLEDFDFSFNPTIKKSMVFELATGRFVRERRDVLWLGPPGTGKSHLAQAIGLSLIRAGMTVYYRSIFDVVRDFLHDEALDGHERILKRYLEPDLLIIDDMGMKQLPKRSGEYLFEVIMRRHDVRSTMMTSNRPLEEWGKLIGDVPSATAILDRFLHHSDVMQITGRSYRMGNQPKTSNSTKAPTGSATEEA, from the coding sequence ATGCTGACGAAGCTACGACTGAGCGGCATGAACGAATCGCTCGAGGTTCGTCTTCACGAAGCGTCCGCAACTGGCCTGACGCATCTCGAGTTCTTTGAGTTGATGCTGCAGGATGAGATCCACATTCGTGACGATCGTCAGATCACTCGGCGAATCAAAAAGGCGGGCTTCCGAGACGTTCGCAAGCTGGAAGATTTTGACTTCAGTTTCAACCCGACGATCAAGAAAAGCATGGTGTTTGAGCTGGCCACGGGGCGGTTCGTCCGTGAACGTCGTGACGTGCTCTGGCTAGGGCCACCGGGAACCGGAAAAAGCCACTTGGCTCAAGCGATCGGGCTGTCGCTGATCCGTGCCGGGATGACGGTGTATTACCGCAGCATCTTTGATGTCGTTCGTGACTTCCTTCACGACGAAGCGCTCGATGGTCACGAGAGGATCTTGAAGCGTTATCTCGAACCGGACTTGTTGATCATCGACGACATGGGCATGAAGCAACTTCCCAAGCGAAGCGGCGAGTACTTGTTCGAGGTAATCATGCGTCGGCACGACGTCCGCAGCACGATGATGACGAGCAACCGCCCGCTGGAGGAATGGGGCAAGTTGATCGGGGACGTGCCCAGTGCGACGGCGATTCTGGACCGTTTCCTGCACCACAGCGACGTGATGCAAATCACCGGCCGGAGCTACCGTATGGGAAATCAGCCAAAAACTTCAAACAGTACCAAAGCGCCAACCGGGTCGGCGACCGAAGAAGCTTAA
- a CDS encoding PadR family transcriptional regulator produces MSLRYILLALTREPVSGYDLNRVIEQTIRHFWAADQAQLYRTLKSLESDGLVKRDEWEPHLGPSQKTFTRTAKGKRELIRWLQSDPEFSIERSAWIAQLVSLHEAADIATTFRFIEKLKERFEASLLTFQMIDQGESARPLSRRSSDDLHGALGLRLATMTTETRIKWCNWALDVLSDRLRKEKR; encoded by the coding sequence ATGAGTCTTCGCTACATATTGCTCGCGTTAACCCGCGAGCCCGTTTCTGGCTACGACTTGAATCGCGTTATCGAGCAAACGATTCGCCATTTCTGGGCGGCCGATCAGGCACAGTTGTATCGAACGCTCAAGAGTCTCGAGTCCGACGGACTGGTCAAGCGGGATGAATGGGAGCCGCATCTTGGGCCGTCGCAGAAGACCTTCACGCGAACCGCGAAGGGGAAGCGTGAATTGATTCGGTGGCTTCAGAGTGACCCCGAGTTCTCGATCGAGCGATCAGCTTGGATCGCCCAATTGGTCTCTCTTCATGAAGCGGCCGATATAGCGACGACGTTTCGCTTCATTGAAAAGCTCAAGGAACGTTTTGAAGCATCGCTGCTGACGTTTCAGATGATCGACCAAGGTGAGTCGGCGCGACCGTTGTCACGTCGTTCGTCTGATGACCTGCACGGTGCTTTGGGCCTTCGGTTGGCCACGATGACGACTGAAACTCGGATCAAGTGGTGCAATTGGGCTTTGGATGTCCTAAGTGACCGTCTGCGAAAGGAAAAACGATGA
- a CDS encoding DUF4347 domain-containing protein gives MKRSLRTLSKSHHAVARRSPNWSADTFEKRLMLAADCGAAISQAAEVAPACEVSQSSVAQTQSNHIVFVDPSIDDISPLLNGLSADHELVLLQPNQDGLGQITKLLSQRNNVASVHIVAHGRAGQIQLGNQLVDAEVLQQRQASLRSWSNSLTETADILIYGCETGADESGLNLINEIAKLTGADVAASTDKTGAQSLDGDWILERSVGAIESGLAFDALTRQSYAGVMPITIRAQGSTGEENMSLQIDGITVATFESIGTQLQDFTYQTTTNARSSQIRVDFTNDQYDEVTEADRNLRVDSVTIEGVTLQTESPDVFSTGTWKPEDGIVPGFRESEFLHSDGYFQFPIIGIGSGSEIEIFARGDEGTEQFNLRIDGRNVASFTATTQLRSFTYTHTENVIADDVRIQFPSDRWDPANGIDENLTVDYITIDGESFQTEDPSVYSTGTWTAADGIVPGFGRGEELHGAGYFQFASNTNDGSRILVHARGHEGTERFNLVVDGQVVRTFTASSTSDFQTFAYIHSTTVDAADIRVQFISDEWNPVLGIDENLDVDYISVDGKAYQTESPAVYSTGTWTAADGIIPGFRESETLHSAGFLQFANASYLIDTDSEGNGEWSDVEPLGLVPIHSIVLPDGKVFSFGTTELGMQSAQFVYSIYDPETGVEEILPNTTDTDIFCSNMSIDPVSGNVMIFGGDARGEGGTVNTAVNDVLVFDYANRTLRDATQGEMAYDRWYGSSVTLPNGEILVLGGTGGGKDIPEVFNATTGWRTLTGVNMNINYYYPKTWVTSDSSVVTMSNSGAMYRINTAGAGSSQQIGTAGVPHHNGSPGVMYDVDKIAFVGTNAKIYVGDLSATNPTFTAVANVLSARRDGGMSMLPDGRVLITGGSSQFNVLGTAVYATEIWDPTTNQVEVVEDVELARLYHSSHILLPDGTVWVAGGGAPGPLKNLNAEFYAPDYLYAADGTLAVRPVITAAPSNVDNSDTFTITVEDASVIQRITAVRSGASTHAVNNDTRFVNLSFTVIDDSTIQVTTLNANIMIPGTWMLFALDADGTPSKASMLGVATANVINTPHLLA, from the coding sequence ATGAAACGTTCCCTTCGCACCTTGTCCAAAAGTCACCACGCAGTCGCCCGTCGATCGCCAAATTGGAGCGCCGACACGTTTGAAAAACGATTGATGCTGGCCGCCGATTGCGGAGCCGCGATCAGCCAAGCTGCTGAAGTTGCACCCGCTTGCGAAGTCTCTCAGTCGAGCGTTGCCCAAACACAATCGAATCACATTGTTTTCGTCGATCCCAGCATCGACGACATCAGCCCATTATTGAACGGTTTGTCGGCGGATCACGAGTTGGTGTTGCTGCAACCCAATCAAGACGGCCTGGGCCAAATTACCAAATTGCTTTCTCAGCGAAACAATGTCGCCAGCGTTCACATCGTTGCCCATGGCCGAGCAGGGCAGATTCAATTGGGCAATCAGTTGGTCGACGCAGAAGTGCTTCAGCAGCGACAGGCAAGCCTACGGAGTTGGTCGAACTCACTGACCGAAACGGCCGACATCCTGATCTACGGATGTGAAACCGGTGCAGACGAAAGCGGACTGAATTTGATCAACGAGATCGCCAAGTTGACGGGCGCCGATGTAGCGGCATCGACCGACAAAACAGGCGCTCAGTCTTTGGACGGTGACTGGATCCTGGAACGCAGCGTTGGCGCGATCGAATCCGGATTGGCCTTCGACGCTCTGACGCGACAGAGCTACGCCGGCGTGATGCCGATCACGATCCGCGCCCAAGGATCAACCGGCGAGGAAAATATGTCGTTGCAAATTGACGGGATCACCGTGGCGACGTTCGAGAGTATCGGCACCCAGCTTCAAGATTTCACCTATCAAACAACCACCAATGCGCGGTCCAGTCAGATTCGCGTTGACTTCACCAACGACCAGTACGATGAAGTGACCGAAGCCGACCGCAATCTGCGTGTCGACAGCGTTACGATCGAGGGAGTGACGCTGCAGACGGAATCTCCTGACGTCTTCTCGACCGGCACTTGGAAACCCGAAGACGGTATCGTTCCCGGTTTTCGGGAAAGTGAATTCCTGCACTCCGACGGGTACTTCCAATTTCCAATCATCGGAATCGGTTCCGGATCCGAGATCGAAATATTCGCGCGAGGTGACGAGGGCACGGAACAGTTCAACTTGCGGATCGATGGTCGAAACGTCGCATCCTTCACGGCGACGACTCAGCTTCGGTCCTTTACCTACACCCACACTGAAAACGTCATCGCTGATGATGTGCGAATCCAGTTCCCAAGCGACCGATGGGATCCCGCCAATGGAATCGATGAAAATCTGACCGTCGACTACATCACGATTGATGGCGAGAGCTTCCAGACCGAGGATCCTTCGGTTTACTCGACCGGAACCTGGACCGCCGCCGATGGGATCGTGCCAGGATTTGGGCGGGGCGAAGAATTGCACGGCGCAGGCTACTTTCAATTCGCCAGCAACACAAATGATGGATCCCGGATTCTGGTCCACGCGCGTGGACACGAGGGCACAGAGCGTTTCAATCTGGTGGTTGATGGGCAGGTTGTCCGCACATTCACCGCATCGTCAACAAGCGATTTCCAAACGTTCGCTTATATACATTCCACCACCGTTGATGCTGCGGATATCCGAGTTCAATTCATTAGCGACGAGTGGAATCCGGTTTTGGGAATCGACGAGAATTTGGATGTCGACTACATCTCGGTCGACGGAAAGGCCTATCAAACCGAGAGCCCAGCCGTTTACTCAACCGGAACATGGACTGCCGCCGATGGGATCATTCCTGGATTTCGTGAGTCCGAAACGCTTCATAGCGCCGGCTTCCTCCAATTCGCCAACGCGAGCTACTTGATCGATACCGATTCGGAAGGCAATGGAGAATGGAGCGACGTTGAGCCGCTCGGATTGGTCCCTATTCACTCCATCGTCTTGCCCGATGGAAAAGTGTTTAGCTTTGGTACGACCGAACTGGGTATGCAAAGTGCTCAGTTCGTGTACAGCATTTACGACCCCGAAACCGGTGTTGAAGAGATTCTTCCCAACACGACCGACACGGACATCTTTTGCTCGAACATGTCGATCGATCCGGTATCGGGCAACGTTATGATTTTTGGCGGTGACGCACGAGGCGAAGGTGGAACGGTCAACACGGCCGTCAACGATGTGCTTGTGTTCGACTATGCGAATCGAACCCTACGCGACGCGACCCAAGGCGAAATGGCGTACGATCGCTGGTACGGCAGCAGTGTCACGCTTCCCAACGGCGAGATCCTGGTTCTAGGCGGAACCGGTGGCGGAAAAGATATTCCCGAAGTGTTCAACGCGACGACGGGATGGCGAACACTGACCGGCGTCAACATGAACATCAACTACTACTATCCCAAGACTTGGGTGACCAGCGACAGCAGTGTGGTGACGATGTCCAACAGCGGCGCCATGTACAGGATCAACACTGCCGGGGCCGGCAGCTCGCAACAGATCGGTACCGCCGGTGTCCCTCACCACAATGGGTCCCCCGGCGTCATGTACGACGTCGACAAGATTGCGTTCGTTGGTACCAATGCAAAGATCTATGTCGGGGACCTCAGCGCGACGAACCCAACGTTTACCGCAGTCGCGAATGTTCTTTCCGCCCGACGCGACGGTGGCATGAGCATGTTGCCGGACGGCCGTGTCTTGATCACCGGTGGCAGCAGCCAGTTCAATGTTCTTGGCACTGCCGTTTATGCAACCGAGATCTGGGATCCGACGACCAACCAAGTCGAAGTGGTCGAGGACGTCGAACTGGCTCGCCTGTATCACTCGTCCCATATTCTGTTGCCCGACGGAACCGTCTGGGTAGCCGGCGGTGGGGCTCCAGGCCCGCTGAAGAATCTGAATGCTGAGTTCTACGCGCCCGACTATCTTTACGCCGCTGACGGCACGTTGGCGGTTCGTCCAGTGATCACCGCTGCGCCATCGAACGTCGACAATAGCGACACGTTCACGATCACGGTCGAAGACGCTAGTGTCATCCAGCGAATCACTGCGGTCCGAAGCGGAGCATCCACTCACGCGGTCAACAACGACACGCGTTTCGTGAATCTCAGCTTCACCGTGATCGACGATAGCACGATCCAAGTTACAACACTGAATGCCAACATCATGATCCCTGGGACGTGGATGCTGTTCGCGCTGGACGCCGACGGCACACCGTCGAAAGCCAGCATGTTAGGCGTTGCCACCGCCAACGTGATCAACACGCCTCACCTTTTGGCGTGA
- a CDS encoding PEP-CTERM sorting domain-containing protein, which translates to MYRIHIVIVAFLAHLNVHAPDASAELVTVINSGFEDISGESPFNEFTFGPLNGWDLYDPDGIAAGGGAGATYYIGTLTPNAPTNFTAGAAEGQRVGIAFNFAGSGGQGEYGMQQTLSATLQANTHYQLDVEIGNIASGIAQNGDDFNLNGFPGYRVDLLAGGAVLDQDDNSLSGSIAEGDFGTSSLSFTTGDTHSLLGQALGIRLVNLNQIDLMYPGAHLEVDFDNVRLNATAVPEPSSLVLLALGGVVAFRRLFLA; encoded by the coding sequence ATGTACCGAATTCACATCGTGATCGTCGCTTTCCTCGCTCATCTGAACGTTCATGCACCGGATGCTTCCGCTGAATTGGTGACGGTGATCAATTCAGGCTTCGAGGATATCAGTGGCGAGTCGCCGTTCAACGAGTTTACGTTTGGACCGCTCAATGGCTGGGACTTGTATGATCCCGACGGCATCGCCGCCGGCGGCGGCGCGGGTGCGACGTACTACATCGGAACGTTGACCCCCAACGCGCCGACGAACTTCACCGCAGGTGCCGCTGAGGGTCAGCGCGTCGGCATCGCGTTCAATTTCGCGGGAAGCGGCGGCCAAGGCGAATACGGCATGCAGCAGACGTTAAGCGCGACGTTGCAGGCGAACACTCACTACCAGCTAGACGTCGAGATCGGCAACATCGCATCGGGTATCGCCCAGAACGGCGACGATTTTAATCTCAATGGTTTTCCTGGGTATCGCGTCGACCTGCTCGCCGGTGGCGCGGTTTTAGATCAGGACGACAATTCGCTAAGCGGTTCGATTGCTGAGGGCGATTTCGGTACCAGCAGTCTGTCGTTCACAACGGGCGACACTCACTCGCTGCTTGGCCAGGCCTTGGGCATTCGCTTGGTGAATTTGAATCAGATTGATTTAATGTATCCGGGTGCGCATCTGGAAGTGGACTTCGACAACGTGCGGCTCAACGCCACCGCGGTCCCGGAGCCGTCGTCGCTTGTCCTTCTGGCTTTAGGGGGCGTCGTTGCGTTCCGCCGCCTCTTCCTCGCATAG
- a CDS encoding ECF-type sigma factor, with translation MIEDKPPIETTFPDWHSRLRAGDSVITSRLWELYFQRMVLLARKRLRDTRTAARDEEDVALSAFKSFCLGIRAGRIELDRDDVNLWPLLVTITINKAVDHVRHENRQKRGGTANEPAESLLENAIGPEPSPELVAAASESLESLLACLDRTNDPMLREIAIVSMEGNSATEIAIALKCSPRTVQRKLKTIRQLWQSEAQS, from the coding sequence GTGATTGAAGATAAGCCTCCCATCGAAACCACCTTTCCGGATTGGCATTCACGGCTGCGCGCGGGCGACTCAGTCATCACATCACGACTTTGGGAGCTGTACTTTCAACGGATGGTCTTACTTGCCCGCAAGCGACTTCGCGATACACGAACGGCCGCCCGTGATGAAGAAGACGTCGCACTCAGCGCGTTCAAAAGCTTCTGTCTCGGTATCCGAGCCGGCCGCATCGAACTGGATCGTGACGACGTCAACCTGTGGCCGCTGTTGGTCACCATCACGATCAACAAGGCGGTTGACCATGTCCGACACGAGAACCGCCAAAAACGAGGCGGTACTGCCAACGAACCGGCGGAATCGCTGCTCGAAAACGCGATCGGGCCCGAACCGTCACCAGAACTTGTCGCCGCAGCATCCGAATCACTCGAATCATTGTTGGCCTGCTTGGACCGAACCAACGATCCGATGCTGCGTGAAATCGCGATCGTTAGCATGGAAGGTAACTCCGCGACGGAGATCGCTATCGCACTGAAGTGTTCGCCCCGAACGGTGCAGCGAAAACTCAAAACGATCCGGCAACTTTGGCAGTCCGAGGCTCAATCGTGA